The window TCCGGACACACACAGCACAGAGCCACAGGCTGCAGGTAAAGCAGGTAACACAGAAGCTGGCAGGACCATGGGTCACAAGTTTAGGATTCGTCATTGTAGCCATAACCAATGCTTAGTCAGAGCAGAGATTTGCAGAGGCGAGGGCATGCTAACTGTGAAAAATGCTACATTTGGCCATTGGGGCAAGTGCCCCAGCaaattccaacgctgaaacttgACCACTATGCCTCCTGGTGAAGCCATGTCTCATCACCAGTGTCCAGTCCTCAGAGCCCAGTTAATACCCCTGCCTCTTTGCCTGCCTCTGACCCCTTCTTTGAGAGTCTTCTCACCTCTGGTAATTAGCTAAAACCCAACTCATTCTTTACCTTCAGTGAGCACTACCAGGAACAACTTGTATATTACGTACGCTGTAGTTCAAAAAGGTTAATGCAATTGGTGTTAACTCTTGACTGGGTTTAAGTCACAGTGGACAGGAAGTGAGGGAGAAGCGGCAGGGATAGAGAGGATCCCAGGGCTCCTGGAGCTCGGGCTGAGCCCTTTACTCACCTTCCTTGGCGCCCTGATCTCTGGTGTGAAAACTGGCACAGTTGAATCTGTATCACGTGTCACAGGGCAGGTTACAAATAGCACGGGGATTAGCAAACCCATCCAGAAACTTCTGGTTCAAGGGCAGGGAAAGTTACCAGTTTAATTCCAGCAGGTCAGTAACGACTGAGAAATGGGAAGAGGGTTCTAGGGCCCAGGAGGGCTGTGAGCACACCCGTGAGTGCGGAAGGGCGAGCCGAGCTGGAGCACGGAGATAGCTAGGGGCCTGCTTCAGTCTCGGAGCTGGGACTTGCTGTCTGACCTGCTCGGCTTGGGTATGGAGGTCCCTGGCCTCACATTCTAATGGCGCGCACGTTTCTGTGACCTGGTGTTTCCATAACTGTCTGCTGGGGAGCTCACAGCGAAGGACCTGCTCCAGTAACCTAAAGTCAAAGTCAAAATCTGCGGGACGGCAGGAGGGCCACTGGGTGGACCCTCCCCAGGCCGCGCGGCGGGAACGCGAGGATTCCATGTGGCGGTCACGCAGGTAGGGGCAAGACCCTTTCTTTTCTCACGCCGCCTCCCCTGAATCCTGGGACCTAGCCCGAAGGAAGCTGGCTCCCTTCCCGCCGCCGGACCTCGGTCGGCGCAGCGTACAATTCAGCTCAGCTGGCCGGCCCGACTCTCCCAGGGGCCAAGCGGCAGCCCTGGTCCGCGAGGCCGCCCCTCGCTCTCCACGCCAGGTTTGGGAGTGCTCCCGCCCAGAAGGACAGCACCCGGCGACTGCCAGCTCCTGCCAGTCTGCCCTGCCCCGCTCGCCATCCCCCTGGCCGCCGCGCCCTCCAGGCACCGCCTCTTCTAAATACAGCTGCGGCACGCCCTCCGCTCCTGGGTCCGCAGGTGGGCGTGTGCGGTGTGGCTCCTCCGCCGGCTCGCTGCCCACGGCCGGCGCGCACCGCGGAGCGCCCGTCCCGAGGCCCGCGCAGGCAGCGCGCACGCAGGACAGACAAAGCTCCAGGTAAGTGGCTCCGGCCCGCACCTCCCCGCGTACCGGGCGTCGGCACTCGCTGCCGCGGCGTTAGCGCCCAGGCTTGGAGGGAGGAGCGGGGCCCGCGCCAAGGACCCCGCGCTAACCTGTGCCCGTGGGAGCCGCGCTCCTGGCCGCCCGGGGGTTGCTGTGCTCGGGTTCCCTAAAACCCACGAAGCTATTTCCCATAAAAGACATTTGCCTCTCTTTGCCTGGGTCGCCAAACGCATCGGAGCTTTGGAAGTAGTCGAGTGCTGCtgatttggaaatgtcttttgATCAAGTGTTAGGGAGGTGGCTTTGGCTTTGGGGAAGATGGAGTAGGTTGGTATTTGGAAAAGGTTTACTCTTCTATTAGTGTAGATGTCTACACTATTGTGGGTTCATGTATGAGAAAGAGAATGGACTGACTACCCACACAATATTTGCATCAGGGATTCACACATACGCCCGGTGCATAGACCATGGAAAAGAAGTTACAAATCCAGTATGGGGCTTCTATTTTCTTCACTGGTATTTGGGAATTTGCCTTTAGATGGTTGAAGCCTTGTGACTCACTTCAGAGTTGAAGGTGCCAGGAATACAATGAATTCTTGATAAGACTTTGTAGCAGAGAATCACCCTTATCTCTGGAACCAGCAAAAAGGAATACATGAttcagaaatttaagaaaatacattAGCGCAATACACTAAGTCTTTGTCTCAGCTTGACTGCATCTTCATAAACACAGTTGGTCcaagtttaaaaatgaaaacttatttccctcctatatttccttctttcttcaacTTCCTTTTGATTCTATCATACTTTTTCCTGGAAAAGTACTTCCTCCTATAAGACAGGCTGTTTGCTTTCTTTACCTAAACTGACCCTGCTTGGTCATGATTTGGGTTTATCAAGATGGCCTTGGCTTTAGCTCCTTCAGGTGACAATGGACACAAGTGGCAcaagatattttttaagtttttttttcccttgagatAGTTTTCACATACCGATTCTCTTTTCGAGTGCCCTAACTTGAAGGGTCCTGGTAAAATAAATATCCCATTCATTAAGGTAAACAAGATAACTGGATAAGAAAGTCAGTCTGCATAAACGTACATGGCTCCGGGTATATTTAATATGTGATACCCTTGAAGAACAGGGCTTGGGTGATCTTGTGGAAGGCGCCTTCCCACTTGATTTCACTTACACTCTTCTTTCAAAGTCAAGTTCTATTGCTGTTTAGTGCTTTGTAGCTGGTGATTGTTATCAGCAGCTTATTTTTAACAGCCTAAACCTCTTTGTGGAAGTGGGTAGCACCAGGGAGGAGGCTGCCTGGCCGCCTGGGCGACAGAGCTCCACTCACCTGCCGTGCCACACTCGCCTGGGTCATCCCGGGCCAAAGCAGCCAGCTACCAGATTTTAGACCCAGGAAGCCCCTGAGTGACAGCTCAAGGATCACATTTTGATAGAATTAATTTAATATCCACCACACCGACTGCTACGGCGTTCCTGAGCCGCCTTCCCATTCAGTTCAAACTGCTGAACTTGGCCGTCCTGTGGATGCAGCCTTAGAATAAAGCACAGAATGGAAAGTTGCTGTGGGGCCGAAACAGGAAACGGGAAGCCagttgctgaacaaaaacttacCAGCATGGAAATGAAATGCTCAGAGCAGCTGGGTTGAAATGCGGAATGTCTGTAAATCAAAAACAATCCCTGTGGTTCTTCCCTCACTcaccattgttttttgttttgtttgttttgtttttgcctacGGGAGTGAGTTTGTAAGACTCAGAACAGGAAAAGCCACACCCAGTTACTTTTaaatatggtttaaaaaaattaaaatgaaaaactttttaaattacagttgacattcaatattatattggttttaggtgtgcagcatagtggttagacatgaATATAACTTAGGAAGTGGCCCCCCCATAGGTCTGGAACCCCTGACACCACACATAAGTATTccattattgactctattccctgtgctgtactttgtGTCCCTGtgaggagttttgttttttaagagataCTCTTAGGTGCATGGTAATTGCATTTcctcttcttaaatatcttcataaaattaaatattcaggACTTTCTGAATGCCAGTCTTTCTGACTTATAATCCAACTCATTGTTCTACAGTGTATCAGCTGCATAAAGTTCTGTTCCCTGTGATTTCATCCTGGTGTGATTTCTGAAATGGCCAGCAAAAGAGCAGGGTGGGTCAGGAACACCTGGGCCCACTTGATTTGGTGTGTGGTTATATTTTGCAGAGCTGTTGAAACCAGTGGAGGGAAGGAAAcacactccacccctccccagggAAGGGGCCTCTTCTGGCCATGTCTCCTGCAGCAGCTGAACCAGATGGTGTCCAGCGAGACAGGCATGTCAGCTtgctcattttcttccttttcgtATTTGGTGCCATCCTGTTGTTTGTGGGCGTCCTGCTCTCCATCTTTGGTTTCCAGGCATGCCAATACAAAGCCTTCCCAGACTGCAGCATGGTGCTGAAGGTCGCCGGGCCAGCGTGTGCCGTCATTGGGCTTGGGGCTGTGATCCTGGCCCGCTCCCGGGCTCTACTTCAGTTCCGGGAGGGGCGCCTTCGAGGCAACCAGGCAGACCCTGACCGAGCCTTCATCTGCGGAGAGAGTCGCCAGTTTGCCCAGTGCCTCATCTTTGGATTTCTGTTCTTGACCAGCGGCATGCTTATCAGCATATTGGGCATTTGGGTCCCTGGCTGCAGCTCAGACTGGGAGCAGGAACCCCTGAATGAGACAGACACTGCCAACGAGGAGCCCCAGATCTGTGGATTCCTATCCCTGCAGATCATGGGACCCCTGATTGTTCTCATGGGATTGTGTTTCTTCGTGGTTGCCCACGTGAAGAAGAGAAGCAACTTGAATGAGGGCCAGAATGCCT is drawn from Saccopteryx leptura isolate mSacLep1 chromosome 1, mSacLep1_pri_phased_curated, whole genome shotgun sequence and contains these coding sequences:
- the TMEM171 gene encoding transmembrane protein 171 isoform X1, which gives rise to MSPAAAEPDGVQRDRHVSLLIFFLFVFGAILLFVGVLLSIFGFQACQYKAFPDCSMVLKVAGPACAVIGLGAVILARSRALLQFREGRLRGNQADPDRAFICGESRQFAQCLIFGFLFLTSGMLISILGIWVPGCSSDWEQEPLNETDTANEEPQICGFLSLQIMGPLIVLMGLCFFVVAHVKKRSNLNEGQNASESEERQTQNTEPVQVTVGDAVIIFPPPPPPYFPESSTSAVTRSPGANSLLPDENPPSYYSVVNYGRTPPAEGPGAASGSERVSVYTISGMPSSSEVSPAPHLSPELPPRYEEKETAAAPLSPSSQPFSL
- the TMEM171 gene encoding transmembrane protein 171 isoform X2 — translated: MSPAAAEPDGVQRDRHVSLLIFFLFVFGAILLFVGVLLSIFGFQACQYKAFPDCSMVLKVAGPACAVIGLGAVILARSRALLQFREGRLRGNQADPDRAFICGESRQFAQCLIFGFLFLTSGMLISILGIWVPGCSSDWEQEPLNETDTANEEPQICGFLSLQIMGPLIVLMGLCFFVVAHVKKRSNLNEGQNASESEERQTQNTEPVQVTVGDAVIIFPPPPPPYFPESSTSAVTRSPGANSLLPDENPPSYYSVVNYGTPPAEGPGAASGSERVSVYTISGMPSSSEVSPAPHLSPELPPRYEEKETAAAPLSPSSQPFSL